The segment AATGGTCTCGTGGTTTTTGAAATATAGACGGCAATGAGGTGAACTATCGGCATATAACTATCAGTAAGTTAACgagggttttcagaaaaaaagtgTAGGTACCGTTTACTTTTTCTTCGAATACTAACAACTCTTGGGTTATTGCGACTCAAAATCACGAGAATTattgattaaaacatataaaaattgtgtctccagtttttaataaaaaaatatgggtacaaaatgtttgtaaaacgtcactaagtttttttttggcaCTATTTCATTATGAAATATTTCTTCGTAATTCTGAGTATAATTAACGCAATAGTTGATggtttttccaaaaaaagttAATGGTATACACTTTTTTGCTGAAAAACAATGATCAATACGACAATTATTTACGAACGGTTCAATAAATTACGTAACAAACCACGGTGAATATAAGACATTATTTAAGCCAAACGCTAGCACTAAACCTTTACCTTACATGGCGCTCCTGCCAAGATACATTGTGGACTAGGACTTTCTGCTACTAATTTCTTTGTACCTTCTATTTAAAGCACTATTTCATAATCTCCGCATTCGTTCCCAGGTGTTCTCACTGATGACGCACCAATTACTGCACACGTTTGCCGGCGAGCATGCACGCAGCTCCTTCTTCAAGCACATCGGTCAAGGCGTCACGCAGATTCATATCGGTATGTTGCTTGTAAATGCATAGAATTGaagtaaaaataacttaaagcGTAAAAGTAATGGTCCATACGGTCACAGCTGGGGTCACAGAATTAGTTACGCGGGCCAGGAATTCATAATTACTGTGTGTTTTTTTACTTCTATTCCCATATAATGATGTGTCCTAATGGATACATGGACTCCTGAGTAACACAGTTTTGGTACCGCGATTGCTCACTAATTACCAAGACTCGTGAAAGTTTTGACATAATGTGTTTTCGTATGACCTACAGACAGCGCCGGTCGGCTGTTCTCGTGCGGCGCGGACGGCACCATGAAGGTGCGCAAGCTGCCCGAGCGCGACACGCCGCCGCCGAGCCACGCGCAGTATTCTAATTAATAGGTGAGTACTGTGTAATGATACAGTTGACACTGTGAACCTTACTGCCACGAAATAAGGTTTACAAAGTGTCCGTTAAGTTGTTGTGAACTACGTATCGTATCGTTCAAGAGCGCGGGTGTACCACAGTGTACGTAAGAGTGAGGTTCCACAGAGTATGGTTCGCGGTAGAGGAAAGGTACTCGAAGAATAATCCACTAATACGCAATATCAGTTTAGTGATGATTCGGCTCACTCTTAATATTCACACAGAACGATCCGCCTCACGGAGAAATTGCCGCTCGTAACCGTTTGGTCTATATTTATACCCTGTCTTTTGACCCCGTTGGAATTCGTCGACCGGTGTTGCCGGTATTAATTTGCATAGgcgcagttttttttaatgctattATTGTTATTGGTTATAGGCAGGCGAGGTGCAACAGCGGGAGCAGCCGTCGGCCTACCCGCGATACCCTTGTGATGTATTTATCGTTTTTGCTACTCAATATTACGAGTATGAGATATACGCTGTTAGACTAGTCACTGTTATTAAATCTTTAGTTAATTCTAGTGTGAAATATTCGCAATTTTTATCGTAATGTACCTTTGTCTTAGATGAGAGATATTGTGTTGTATGCATACTGCATGTAGGATGATTAAGGGTCGACCATAACTACTAGTAGCCGCCTGGGCTCTCGGCAACGGCACCGCTTGTTCAGCAGCGGCCGGCGCGGGCCCTGGCTCATGGGCGTTGGCTGGACCAGACACCTCACCACAAGACCTATCCCAACTAGGCCACACCAACCGAGTACCAGTACCATTGGGAGTCACCGGCGGCAACTCCCGCGGTGACGGTGACTCCCCTCCCGGCGCGGGTCGCGGTGGCGGCCTGAGGTTATTGAGTGTGTCTGTGGGCATGGTGGGCATGGTGCCGCGCTGTTGTCGCCGGTGACTCCCGCTCCGGCGCGGGGTGCGGGGGCGGCGCTGTTGTCGCCGGTGACTCCCGCTCCGGCGCGGGGTGCGGGGGCGGCGCTGTTGTCGCCGGTGACTCCCGCTCCGGCGCGGGGTGCGGGGGCGGCGCTGTTGTCGCCGGTGACTCCCGCTCCGGCGCGGGGTGCGGGGGCGGCGCTGTTGTCGCCGGTGACTCCCGCTCCGGCGCGGGGTGCGGGGGCGGCGCTGTTGCCGCCGGTGACGGTCACAAACAAGCGACACCCATCAGGAAACCACAGTTACCGGAGATGCGATGGGTGTCGCTTGTAATCCCGTTATTCCCGAAAGTAGTCCCATATTTCacagatataatttatttattcgcaCGTGTTGTTGGTTGAATTTGTATAAGTCCACTTTATCGGCCGCGGGCCTAAGTGAATGGATAAAGAAGATGGTAAACTCGCAttttaaaatcatcatcatttcgAACACCGGGTACCGTTTTATCTTTTGGGGCTTTACGGAACCAACAAAATTATCTCACAGTTTCCAGTCTGAATATGTTTCACAATCGAAATAGCTGGAGCAAGTGTTACGGTATAACACATGCTCCAATTACTGTGATGATTTTAAGTTTCAAAATCGTATTACACCTCGATATATACCTAGTGATATTATTGTTAGTGCGGCTAAGAAACTAAAAGTGCTGAGGTCGGTTTAATTAGATTCATATCGAAGTTGGTGTGACTTCAAAATGCGAGTAGGTGTAGTTAGTTAGTAATTCTTATGTGGTATTGTATTGTCTGAAGTATATTGTGTCTAGTTTTAACCAAGTGCAATAAGATCGCTAACTTATGAATAACGATGCCACCACATCGTGGAAGCCT is part of the Cydia strobilella chromosome 17, ilCydStro3.1, whole genome shotgun sequence genome and harbors:
- the LOC134749098 gene encoding uncharacterized protein LOC134749098 translates to MCYTVTLAPAISIVKHIQTGNSPPPHPAPERESPATTAPPPHPAPERESPATTAPPPHPAPERESPATTAPPPHPAPERESPATTAPPPHPAPERESPATTARHHAHHAHRHTQ